Below is a genomic region from bacterium.
AAATGTTCCTGACTGGGACAAAATATAATTGAATTAGAAATTGTCAACCAGACGCCAGACTGTGTGAAAACTGACACTAAAATCACATAAATTCAATTTGTTTATTCAAAATAGTATTAAATCATTTTTATTTTAAAAATATCGATCTGATTCCGATTTTACCTGCCAAATAAAAATATATTGAAAAAACCCTCTATGCAAAGAGCTCCTTTTTGTGCTAAAAAAGTTTTTCTTTGGGTATTTACTGATTCAAATATAATAGCATACTTATTTTTATGGTATAATTAAATCGCCATGTTTCTTCCTGGATGGTTTAATTATTTTTTATCTTATTATTTTGAAACCCGATTCCTTGGGCATAAAAAACCCATATTAGCCGGATTTAAACTTACCCATAAATGTAATTTGGCATGTAAACATTGCCCGTTTTGGCGGAGACAATACCCGGAAAACCTGAAGTTTAACCAGGTGATTGATATCCTGCACAGACTGCATCAATTAGGTGTCCGCCTGATTGTTTTTGAAGGCGGGGAACCGTTTATTTGGCAGGACGGGAATTGGACCCTCGCGGATTTAATACCGGAAGCAAAAAAATTATTTTTCAGCATAGGAATAACCACAAACGGGACATTCCCGCTGGATGTCCCCGCCCATACAATCTGGGTAAGTTTTGACGGTCTTGAAAATACACATAATTATATTCGCGGGAAACCGGTTTTTAATGAGGCGGTTAGAAATATAAAATCCTCTGCCCATCCCGGCATCTATGCAAATATTACGATAAACAGGATAAATGTAAAGGAAGTGCCGGAACTTGTCAAATATTTAAATAAGCTTGTTAAAGGAATCACTATCCAGTTCCATTACCCCTATGAAGAGGCAGACGAACTTATGGCGTCTAAAGAAGATCGCCGTATTGTCCTTGATGAATTGATTGACCTTAAGCGGGAGGGTTATTCTGTTGCAGATTCGGTTTCCGCACTTGAGGCCTTGAAAGAAAACACATGGCGTTGCCATGACTGGATGCTGGCGGATGTTGACC
It encodes:
- a CDS encoding radical SAM protein; protein product: MFLPGWFNYFLSYYFETRFLGHKKPILAGFKLTHKCNLACKHCPFWRRQYPENLKFNQVIDILHRLHQLGVRLIVFEGGEPFIWQDGNWTLADLIPEAKKLFFSIGITTNGTFPLDVPAHTIWVSFDGLENTHNYIRGKPVFNEAVRNIKSSAHPGIYANITINRINVKEVPELVKYLNKLVKGITIQFHYPYEEADELMASKEDRRIVLDELIDLKREGYSVADSVSALEALKENTWRCHDWMLADVDPDGKINLGCYVKNRGKVSCKDCGFAAHTEISLAYDLNIEAFQAGRRIFRYQNG